Proteins from a genomic interval of Lolium perenne isolate Kyuss_39 chromosome 1, Kyuss_2.0, whole genome shotgun sequence:
- the LOC127342960 gene encoding uncharacterized protein has translation MSDVKAMRGGEELRRLSSPDSKATSCGVGLPRPWSPDVLMAAGGGPCGRGDAPSSPNLKAAGSDIAPSSPAFLATRELITADSDAWKEFFSSLALSSPHRMAAGSHPYGAEASSTKPLLLERLRRQESDEEIEDEEDPYFDVLVDKFILAAYPQGMNVVVATRPGQQEAATTPGASAHGMEARHARQVAESEGDEAVVSTRSGEGSLVAKIVRTRMVARERFTWKYQTTEDGPNGLIVLSHVKRQPLKDSCTPTSTASVMESNLRVQLNKDVLLSMDHMIHLFMAGHAKFPNEKGVKRLFLMLQDEGVMSEEDYRNQETATSRDVVRYRIIKDCNYLLDNPDHMKHALHKLRNGGPLLGVIRISKNYDNCYKLGHVYKYDPDLVDRDEKDNPISVTHAVCVISFAIEDNVPFLECQDSHGDTSRNKGFLKIDVTSLSQLWSIIVA, from the exons ATGTCGGACGTCAAAGCGATGCGCGGCGGAGAGGAGCTGCGTCGCTTGTCCTCGCCGGACTCCAAGGCGACGAGCTGCGGAGTGGGGTTGCCTCGCCCATGGTCGCCGGACGTGCTCATGGCTGCGGGCGGCGGACCATGCGGCAGAGGAGATGCGCCGTCCTCTCCCAACCTCAAGGCTGCGGGCAGCGACATAGCTCCATCCTCGCCGGCCTTCTTGGCCACGCGCGAGCTCATTACTGCGGATAGCGACGCTTGGAAGGAGTTTTTCTCAAGCCTAGCGCTCTCCTCTCCTCACCGCATGGCTGCGGGCAGCCACCCATATGGTGCAGAGGCATCGTCCACGAAGCCACTGCTGTTGGAACGACTGAG GCGTCAAGAATCTGATGAAGAaatagaagatgaagaagacccATACTTCGATGTCCTTGTGGATAAATTCATCCTGGCTGCCTACCCTCAAG GGATGAATGTGGTAGTGGCAACTAGGCCTGGGCAGCAGGAGGCTGCAACGACTCCCGGTGCATCTGCCCACGGCATGGAAGCTCGGCATGCACGGCAGGTGGCAGAGTCAGAGGGCGATGAGGCAGTTGTGAGCACTAGAAGTGGAGAGGGATCTTTAGTTGCCAAAATAGTCAGAACTAG AATGGTAGCTCGCGAAAGATTCACATGGAAGTATCAGACCACAGAGGATGGTCCTAATGGTCTGATAGTGTTGTCCCATGTCAAACGACAACCGCTTAAAG ATTCATGTACGCCAACCTCAACGGCATCTGTGATGGAATCAAACCTAAGGGTTCAGCTCAACAAGGATGTTCTTTTATCAATGGACCATATGATACATCTTTTTATGGCTGGCCACGCAAAATTTCCCAATGAGAAGGGAGTGAAGCGTTTGTTCTTAATGTTACAAGATGAAGGTGTAATGAGTGAGGAAGATTATAGAAATCAAGAG ACTGCAACTTCTAGAGATGTTGTTCGCTACCGCATCATAAAAGACTGCAATTACCTACTTGATAATCCTGACCACATGAAGCATGCGCTCCACAAATTGCGCAATGGAGGCCCACTGCTGGGTGTTATCAGAATTAGTAAGAACTACGACAATTGCTACAAGCTCGGGCATGTCTACAAATACGATCCGGACCTTGTAGACAGAGATGAAAAAGACAATCCAATTTCAGTAACCCATGCAGTTTGCGTCATATCCTTCGCGATTGAGGACAATGTGCCTTTTCTGGAGTGCCAGGATTCACACGGTGATACAAGCAGGAACAAAGGTTTTCTAAAGATCGATGTTACGTCTCTATCCCAACTTTGGAGCATCATAGTGGCGTGA